A genomic window from Punica granatum isolate Tunisia-2019 chromosome 2, ASM765513v2, whole genome shotgun sequence includes:
- the LOC116197373 gene encoding uncharacterized protein LOC116197373 isoform X2, giving the protein MAQNPVTKQQKVVIPNKHGERLVGVLHETGSKEIVILCHGFISNKEDTTMVNLAVVLEKEGITAFRFDFAGNGESEGTFEYGNYWREAEDLRSVVEHFKAENRDIPAVVGHSKGGGVVLLYASKYHDIGAVVNISGRYNMEGGVKERLGEDYMEGLKKDGFIDVKNKSGTVLYRVTMESMMDRLNTNMHEACLQIDKNCRVLTVHGTKDEIIPVGDAIEFSKIIPNHELHTIEEANHGYSSHQTELATAVLRFIKSTLQENKDK; this is encoded by the exons ATGGCTCAAAACCCAG TGACTAAGCAGCAGAAGGTTGTGATACCGAACAAGCACGGAGAGAGGCTCGTGGGCGTGCTGCACGAGACAGGGTCCAAAGAGATCGTGATCCTGTGCCATGGATTCATCTCTAACAAG GAGGATACGACTATGGTAAACCTCGCTGTTGTGCTGGAAAAGGAAGGAATCACGGCATTCCGCTTTGACTTTGCTGGGAATGG GGAGAGTGAAGGAACTTTTGAATATGGTAATTATTGGAGAGAAGCCGAAGATTTGCGATCGGTTGTTGAACACTTCAAGGCAGAGAATCGTGATATACCTGCAGTTGTTGGACACAGTAAAG GAGGTGGTGTCGTACTACTCTATGCTTCTAAGTACCACGATATTGGAGCTGTTGTGAATATATCGGGGCGGTACAATATGGAAGGAGGTGTGAAAGAACGTCTAGGAGAAGATTACATGGAGGGACTGAAGAAGGATGGTTTCATTGATGTCAAGAACAAATCAG gaACTGTGCTCTATCGTGTGACAATGGAAAGCATGATGGATCGCTTGAACACAAATATGCATGAAGCATGCCTTCAGATTGACAAGAATTGCag GGTGTTGACTGTACACGGAACCAAGGATGAGATCATCCCAGTGGGAGACGCAATAGAATTCTCGAAAATAATACCAAATCATGAGCTCCACACTATTGAAGAAGCCAATCACGGGTACTCCTCACATCAAACTGAGCTGGCGACAGCCGTCCTGAGATTCATCAAGTCTACTCTGCAGGAGAACAAAGACAAATAA
- the LOC116197373 gene encoding uncharacterized protein LOC116197373 isoform X1 produces MEAIVYNLHPFVSTSVTRKTHNSPSFSTNQAPVLVSSINSSKKKTTTPAGRSPILRMAQNPVTKQQKVVIPNKHGERLVGVLHETGSKEIVILCHGFISNKEDTTMVNLAVVLEKEGITAFRFDFAGNGESEGTFEYGNYWREAEDLRSVVEHFKAENRDIPAVVGHSKGGGVVLLYASKYHDIGAVVNISGRYNMEGGVKERLGEDYMEGLKKDGFIDVKNKSGTVLYRVTMESMMDRLNTNMHEACLQIDKNCRVLTVHGTKDEIIPVGDAIEFSKIIPNHELHTIEEANHGYSSHQTELATAVLRFIKSTLQENKDK; encoded by the exons ATGGAAGCCATTGTCTATAATCTTCACCCGTTTGTCTCAACTTCAGTCACTCGTAAAACCCACAATTCACCCAGCTTTTCTACTAACCAGGCGCCCGTATTGGTCTCCTCCATTAACAGCAGCAAGAAGAAAACGACGACCCCCGCTGGAAGGTCTCCGATTTTGAGAATGGCTCAAAACCCAG TGACTAAGCAGCAGAAGGTTGTGATACCGAACAAGCACGGAGAGAGGCTCGTGGGCGTGCTGCACGAGACAGGGTCCAAAGAGATCGTGATCCTGTGCCATGGATTCATCTCTAACAAG GAGGATACGACTATGGTAAACCTCGCTGTTGTGCTGGAAAAGGAAGGAATCACGGCATTCCGCTTTGACTTTGCTGGGAATGG GGAGAGTGAAGGAACTTTTGAATATGGTAATTATTGGAGAGAAGCCGAAGATTTGCGATCGGTTGTTGAACACTTCAAGGCAGAGAATCGTGATATACCTGCAGTTGTTGGACACAGTAAAG GAGGTGGTGTCGTACTACTCTATGCTTCTAAGTACCACGATATTGGAGCTGTTGTGAATATATCGGGGCGGTACAATATGGAAGGAGGTGTGAAAGAACGTCTAGGAGAAGATTACATGGAGGGACTGAAGAAGGATGGTTTCATTGATGTCAAGAACAAATCAG gaACTGTGCTCTATCGTGTGACAATGGAAAGCATGATGGATCGCTTGAACACAAATATGCATGAAGCATGCCTTCAGATTGACAAGAATTGCag GGTGTTGACTGTACACGGAACCAAGGATGAGATCATCCCAGTGGGAGACGCAATAGAATTCTCGAAAATAATACCAAATCATGAGCTCCACACTATTGAAGAAGCCAATCACGGGTACTCCTCACATCAAACTGAGCTGGCGACAGCCGTCCTGAGATTCATCAAGTCTACTCTGCAGGAGAACAAAGACAAATAA
- the LOC116197371 gene encoding uncharacterized protein LOC116197371 isoform X3 has protein sequence MAQNPVTKQQKVVIPNKHGEKLVGVLHETGSKEIVILCHGFTCNKENIIMVNLAVALEKEGITAFRFDFAGNGESEGTFEYGSYWREAEDLRSVVEHFKAENRVIPAVLGHSKGGRVVLLYASKYYDIGAVVNISGRYNMEGGVKERLGEDYMEVLKKDGFIDVENKSGS, from the exons ATGGCTCAAAACCCAG TGACTAAGCAGCAGAAGGTTGTGATACCGAACAAGCACGGAGAGAAGCTCGTGGGCGTGCTGCACGAGACGGGGTCCAAAGAGATCGTGATCCTGTGCCATGGATTCACCTGTAACAAG GAGAATATAATTATGGTAAACCTCGCTGTTGCGCTGGAGAAGGAAGGAATCACAGCATTCCGCTTTGACTTTGCTGGGAATGG GGAGAGTGAAGGAACTTTTGAATATGGTAGTTATTGGAGAGAAGCCGAAGATTTGCGATCGGTTGTTGAACACTTCAAGGCAGAGAATCGTGTTATACCTGCAGTTCTCGGACACAGTAAAG GAGGTCGTGTCGTACTACTCTATGCTTCTAAGTACTACGATATTGGAGCTGTTGTGAATATATCGGGGCGGTACAATATGGAAGGAGGTGTGAAAGAACGTCTAGGAGAAGATTACATGGAGGTTCTGAAGAAGGATGGTTTCATTGATGTCGAGAACAAATCAG GGTCTTGA
- the LOC116197371 gene encoding uncharacterized protein LOC116197371 isoform X2: protein MAQNPVTKQQKVVIPNKHGEKLVGVLHETGSKEIVILCHGFTCNKENIIMVNLAVALEKEGITAFRFDFAGNGESEGTFEYGSYWREAEDLRSVVEHFKAENRVIPAVLGHSKGGRVVLLYASKYYDIGAVVNISGRYNMEGGVKERLGEDYMEVLKKDGFIDVENKSGNLPSTC from the exons ATGGCTCAAAACCCAG TGACTAAGCAGCAGAAGGTTGTGATACCGAACAAGCACGGAGAGAAGCTCGTGGGCGTGCTGCACGAGACGGGGTCCAAAGAGATCGTGATCCTGTGCCATGGATTCACCTGTAACAAG GAGAATATAATTATGGTAAACCTCGCTGTTGCGCTGGAGAAGGAAGGAATCACAGCATTCCGCTTTGACTTTGCTGGGAATGG GGAGAGTGAAGGAACTTTTGAATATGGTAGTTATTGGAGAGAAGCCGAAGATTTGCGATCGGTTGTTGAACACTTCAAGGCAGAGAATCGTGTTATACCTGCAGTTCTCGGACACAGTAAAG GAGGTCGTGTCGTACTACTCTATGCTTCTAAGTACTACGATATTGGAGCTGTTGTGAATATATCGGGGCGGTACAATATGGAAGGAGGTGTGAAAGAACGTCTAGGAGAAGATTACATGGAGGTTCTGAAGAAGGATGGTTTCATTGATGTCGAGAACAAATCAGGTAATCTTCCAAGTACATGCTAG
- the LOC116197372 gene encoding uncharacterized protein LOC116197372, with translation MAQNPVTKQQKVVIPNKHGEKLVGVLHETGSKEIVIQCHGFTSNKDNGTMVNLAVALEKEGVTAFRFDFAGNGESEGTFEFGNYWREAEDLRSVVEHFKAENRVIPAVLGHSKGGSVVLLYASKYHDIGAVVNISGRYNIEGGVKERLGEDYMEGLKKDGFIDVKNKSGTVLYRVTMESVMDRLNTNMHEACLQIDKNCRVLTVHGTKDEINPVGDAIEFSKIIPNHELHTIEGANHVYSSLQTELATAVLRFIKSTLQDNKDK, from the exons ATGGCTCAAAACCCAG TGACTAAGCAGCAGAAGGTTGTGATACCGAACAAGCACGGAGAGAAGCTCGTGGGCGTGCTGCACGAGACGGGGTCCAAAGAGATCGTGATCCAGTGCCATGGATTCACCTCTAACAAG GATAATGGAACTATGGTAAACCTCGCTGTTGCGCTGGAGAAGGAAGGAGTCACGGCATTCCGCTTTGACTTTGCTGGGAATGG GGAGAGTGAAGGAACTTTTGAATTTGGTAATTATTGGAGAGAAGCCGAAGATTTGCGATCGGTTGTTGAACACTTTAAGGCAGAGAATCGTGTTATACCTGCAGTTCTCGGACACAGTAAAG GAGGTAGTGTCGTACTACTCTATGCTTCTAAGTACCACGATATTGGAGCTGTTGTGAATATATCGGGGCGGTACAATATCGAAGGAGGTGTGAAAGAACGTCTAGGAGAAGATTACATGGAGGGACTGAAGAAGGATGGTTTCATTGATGTCAAGAACAAATCAG gAACTGTGCTCTATCGTGTGACAATGGAAAGCGTGATGGATCGCTTGAACACAAATATGCATGAAGCGTGCCTTCAGATCGACAAGAATTGcag GGTCTTGACTGTTCACGGAACCAAGGATGAGATCAATCCAGTGGGAGACGCAATAGAGTTCTCGAAAATAATACCAAATCATGAGCTCCACACAATTGAAGGAGCCAATCACGTGTACTCCTCACTTCAAACTGAGCTGGCCACGGCCGTCCTAAGATTCATCAAGTCCACTCTTCAGGATAACAAAGACAAATAA
- the LOC116197371 gene encoding uncharacterized protein LOC116197371 isoform X1: MAQNPVTKQQKVVIPNKHGEKLVGVLHETGSKEIVILCHGFTCNKENIIMVNLAVALEKEGITAFRFDFAGNGESEGTFEYGSYWREAEDLRSVVEHFKAENRVIPAVLGHSKGGRVVLLYASKYYDIGAVVNISGRYNMEGGVKERLGEDYMEVLKKDGFIDVENKSGTVLYRVTMEGMMDLLNTNMHEACLQIDKNCRVFFF; the protein is encoded by the exons ATGGCTCAAAACCCAG TGACTAAGCAGCAGAAGGTTGTGATACCGAACAAGCACGGAGAGAAGCTCGTGGGCGTGCTGCACGAGACGGGGTCCAAAGAGATCGTGATCCTGTGCCATGGATTCACCTGTAACAAG GAGAATATAATTATGGTAAACCTCGCTGTTGCGCTGGAGAAGGAAGGAATCACAGCATTCCGCTTTGACTTTGCTGGGAATGG GGAGAGTGAAGGAACTTTTGAATATGGTAGTTATTGGAGAGAAGCCGAAGATTTGCGATCGGTTGTTGAACACTTCAAGGCAGAGAATCGTGTTATACCTGCAGTTCTCGGACACAGTAAAG GAGGTCGTGTCGTACTACTCTATGCTTCTAAGTACTACGATATTGGAGCTGTTGTGAATATATCGGGGCGGTACAATATGGAAGGAGGTGTGAAAGAACGTCTAGGAGAAGATTACATGGAGGTTCTGAAGAAGGATGGTTTCATTGATGTCGAGAACAAATCAG gAACTGTGCTCTATCGTGTGACAATGGAAGGCATGATGGATCTCTTGAACACAAATATGCATGAAGCATGCCTTCAGATCGACAAGAATTgcagggttttttttttttaa